One Pseudomonas sp. FP1742 genomic window carries:
- a CDS encoding PTS fructose-like transporter subunit IIB, translating to MKLAIVTACPNGMVTSVLCARLLDAAAQRQGWSTSVEVVDAAHPERQLSAATIEAAEWVLLVTSAPVDMSRFVGKRVFQSTPAQALQDVEAVLRRGVEEAEVYVAPKAAAEPAAVVKNAPRLVAVTACPTGVAHTFMAAEALQQAAKRLGYDLQVETQGSVGARNPLSAEAIADADVVLLAADIEVATERFAGKKIYRCGTGIALKQAEATLNKALAEGKQESAATGAKGPAKQEKTGIYKHLLTGVSYMLPMVVAGGLMIALSFVFGITAFKEQGTLAAALMQIGGETAFKLMVPLLAGYIAYSIADRPGLAPGMIGGLLASTLGAGFIGGIIAGFIAGYAAQAINRYARLPQSLEALKPILIIPLLASLFTGLVMIYVVGKPVAGMLAGLTHFLDSMGTTNAILLGVLLGGMMCVDLGGPINKAAYAFSVGLLASQSYAPMAATMAAGMVPPIGLGIATFIARRKFAQTEREAGKAALVLGLCFISEGAIPFAAKDPLRVIPASIAGGALTGALSMYFGCKLMAPHGGLFVMLIPNAINHALLYLLAIVAGSLLTAVAYALLKRPETVELALEPANA from the coding sequence ATGAAATTAGCCATTGTTACGGCCTGCCCGAACGGCATGGTCACCAGTGTGCTGTGCGCTCGTCTGCTCGACGCAGCGGCCCAGCGTCAGGGCTGGAGCACCAGTGTCGAAGTCGTTGACGCAGCCCATCCGGAACGCCAGCTGTCGGCCGCGACCATCGAAGCCGCCGAGTGGGTGTTGCTGGTCACTAGCGCGCCTGTGGATATGTCGCGGTTCGTCGGTAAACGTGTGTTCCAGAGCACCCCGGCCCAGGCCCTGCAAGATGTCGAGGCGGTGCTGCGTCGTGGGGTAGAAGAGGCCGAGGTTTACGTCGCGCCCAAAGCCGCCGCCGAACCGGCTGCCGTGGTTAAAAATGCGCCACGGCTGGTGGCCGTCACTGCGTGCCCGACTGGCGTCGCCCACACCTTCATGGCCGCCGAAGCCTTGCAGCAAGCGGCCAAGCGTCTGGGCTACGACCTGCAAGTGGAAACCCAGGGCTCGGTCGGTGCGCGCAATCCGCTTAGCGCAGAGGCGATTGCCGATGCCGACGTGGTGCTGCTGGCGGCCGACATCGAAGTCGCCACCGAGCGTTTCGCCGGCAAGAAAATCTATCGCTGCGGCACCGGCATCGCCCTGAAACAGGCCGAAGCGACGCTGAACAAAGCCCTGGCCGAAGGCAAGCAGGAAAGCGCCGCGACCGGTGCCAAAGGCCCGGCCAAGCAAGAGAAGACCGGCATCTACAAGCACCTGTTGACCGGTGTGTCGTACATGTTGCCGATGGTGGTGGCGGGCGGTCTGATGATCGCCTTGTCCTTCGTGTTCGGCATCACCGCGTTCAAGGAGCAAGGCACGCTGGCGGCGGCGCTGATGCAGATCGGCGGCGAGACCGCGTTCAAACTGATGGTGCCGCTGCTGGCGGGTTACATCGCCTACTCGATCGCCGACCGCCCGGGCCTGGCGCCGGGGATGATCGGTGGTTTGCTGGCCAGCACCTTGGGCGCCGGTTTCATCGGCGGGATCATTGCCGGTTTCATCGCCGGTTATGCGGCCCAGGCGATCAATCGCTATGCGCGTTTGCCGCAGAGCCTTGAGGCGCTGAAACCGATCCTGATCATCCCGTTGCTGGCGAGCTTGTTCACCGGTCTGGTGATGATCTATGTGGTCGGCAAACCGGTGGCCGGGATGCTCGCGGGGCTCACCCACTTCCTCGACAGCATGGGCACTACCAACGCGATTCTGCTCGGTGTGCTGCTGGGCGGGATGATGTGCGTCGACCTCGGCGGGCCGATCAACAAAGCGGCTTACGCGTTTTCGGTGGGGCTGCTGGCGTCGCAGAGTTATGCACCGATGGCCGCGACCATGGCCGCCGGCATGGTGCCACCGATTGGCTTGGGTATCGCCACGTTCATTGCCCGGCGCAAGTTCGCCCAGACGGAACGCGAGGCCGGTAAAGCGGCGCTGGTGCTGGGGCTGTGCTTTATCTCCGAAGGGGCGATTCCGTTCGCGGCCAAAGATCCGCTGCGGGTAATTCCGGCGAGCATCGCTGGCGGCGCGTTGACCGGCGCGTTGTCGATGTACTTCGGCTGCAAACTGATGGCGCCCCACGGTGGCTTGTTCGTGATGCTGATTCCGAATGCGATCAACCATGCGCTGTTGTATCTGCTGGCGATCGTGGCCGGGAGTTTGCTGACGGCGGTGGCGTATGCGCTGCTCAAGCGGCCGGAAACAGTGGAACTGGCGCTGGAACCGGCCAACGCCTAA
- a CDS encoding alkaline phosphatase — protein MSEFDLGRRRVMQAVGAGLLLPGLAPAVIASVKDRPQLTDGVQSGDLLGDRAMIWSRSDRAARMVVEWDTRSLFSNPRRFVSPLADARTDFTARVELTGLPADQAIFYRVTFEDAQSGVASEPWFGHLRSVPGARRDIRFVWSGDTVGQGFGINPDIGGMRIYEAMRLRLPDFFIHSGDTIYADGPVPAQLTTESGRVWRNITSEAKSKVAETLDDYRGNYRYNLMDENIRRFNAEVPQIWQWDDHEVVNNWSPGKQLDDRYKSKDIHSLVGRARQAWLEYAPMRLQSADGGGRIYRKLSYGPMLDVFVLDMRSYRGANDDNLGAAKPFLGREQLDWLKRELKGSQAQWKVIAADMPIGLGVPDGEVSPGVARWEAVANGDPGPAQGRELEIAELLGFLRAQQVRNFVWLTADVHYCAAHHYHPDRAAFQDFEPFWEFVAGPLNAGSFGPNTLDKTFGPEVVFQKAPPAQNTSPFAGFQFFGEVNINGQTGELGVVLRDLDGVGVFERKLQPV, from the coding sequence ATGAGCGAATTCGACCTCGGCCGCCGTCGTGTCATGCAAGCCGTGGGTGCCGGGTTGTTGCTGCCCGGCCTGGCCCCGGCAGTGATCGCTTCGGTCAAGGATCGGCCGCAACTCACCGATGGCGTGCAGTCCGGCGACTTGCTGGGCGACCGGGCGATGATCTGGAGCCGTAGCGACCGCGCGGCGCGGATGGTGGTGGAATGGGACACCCGCAGCCTGTTCAGCAACCCGCGTCGATTCGTCTCGCCGTTGGCCGATGCCCGTACTGACTTCACCGCCCGGGTCGAACTCACCGGCCTGCCCGCTGATCAGGCGATTTTCTACCGTGTGACGTTCGAAGACGCCCAGAGCGGTGTCGCCAGTGAACCCTGGTTCGGCCATCTGCGCAGTGTGCCCGGCGCTCGGCGGGATATTCGGTTCGTCTGGAGTGGCGACACGGTCGGCCAGGGCTTCGGCATCAACCCGGACATCGGCGGCATGCGCATTTACGAAGCCATGCGTCTGCGCCTGCCGGACTTCTTTATCCACAGCGGCGACACCATCTACGCCGACGGCCCGGTGCCGGCGCAACTGACCACCGAAAGCGGCCGGGTATGGCGCAACATCACCAGCGAAGCCAAGAGCAAAGTCGCCGAAACCCTCGACGACTATCGCGGCAATTACCGCTACAACCTGATGGACGAAAACATCCGCCGCTTCAATGCCGAAGTGCCGCAGATCTGGCAGTGGGACGACCACGAAGTGGTAAACAACTGGTCGCCGGGCAAGCAACTGGATGATCGCTACAAGAGCAAAGATATCCACAGCCTGGTGGGCCGCGCGCGGCAGGCCTGGCTGGAATATGCGCCGATGCGTTTACAGAGCGCCGACGGTGGTGGGCGGATTTATCGCAAGCTGAGTTACGGGCCGATGCTTGATGTGTTCGTGCTCGACATGCGCAGCTATCGCGGTGCCAACGACGACAACCTCGGTGCCGCCAAGCCGTTTCTCGGTCGCGAACAATTGGACTGGCTCAAACGTGAATTGAAAGGCTCCCAGGCTCAATGGAAAGTCATCGCCGCCGACATGCCTATCGGCCTCGGCGTACCCGACGGCGAAGTCAGCCCCGGTGTGGCGCGTTGGGAAGCGGTGGCCAACGGTGATCCGGGCCCGGCTCAGGGCCGTGAACTGGAGATCGCTGAATTGCTCGGCTTTCTGCGGGCGCAGCAGGTGCGCAATTTCGTCTGGCTCACGGCGGATGTGCATTACTGCGCGGCGCACCATTACCACCCCGACCGCGCGGCGTTCCAGGACTTCGAGCCGTTCTGGGAGTTTGTCGCGGGGCCATTGAATGCGGGGAGCTTCGGGCCGAATACGCTGGATAAAACCTTCGGGCCCGAAGTGGTGTTCCAGAAGGCACCACCGGCGCAGAACACCTCACCGTTTGCCGGGTTTCAGTTTTTTGGCGAGGTGAATATCAATGGGCAGACTGGGGAGTTGGGCGTTGTGCTGCGGGATCTGGATGGGGTGGGAGTGTTTGAGCGTAAGTTGCAGCCGGTTTGA
- a CDS encoding sulfite reductase flavoprotein subunit alpha translates to MLKKSLFQLHWFFGISAGLVLALMGITGAAVSFQDEILRALNPSVLHVEKQISGVLPPAELVEKIEGASGKKVSMLWVETDSGNAARVVFTAPPGERRGQMRYFDPYTAEFMGEVTGQDFFALMLQLHRFLAMGDTGRQITGACTLILLFFCLSGLYLRWPRQWKNWRAWLTLDWKKKGRSFNWDLHSVAGTWCLVFYLLAALTGLSWSYEWYNKGLTRLLSDSPQNERVRSGRGPAPSGPAPTADYAAMWSSIYSAAGPGLSSYNVRMPPVAGHPTTVFYLLKDSPHDQARNQIILDPATGIVSHHDRYSDKSLKAQLLTSIYALHVGSYFGIVGRIILTIAALSMPLFFVTGWLLYLDRRRKKRQIKDARKDLVQPQSNAPSWLVGFASQSGFAEQLAWQTAGQLQAAGLPVKVQPLADVSEQDLRDSSNALFVVSTFGDGEAPDSARGFERKVLGRTLSLESLNYAVLGLGDRQYQHFCGFARRLHTWLGEHGGKTLFAPVEVDSGDPYALRHWQQQLGLLTGQAPLDTWKAPSYDNWTLTRRELMNPDSSGAPVYLLGLAAPSTSSWLAGDLVEVLPRNGAWAIEHFLDGLGIDGRATVELDGLSQSLEQALASRQLPENRAHLVGLHAQALADALVPLAMREYSIASIAADGVLELIVRQELHPDGSLGIGSGWLTEHVPVGSHVSLRVRRNSGFHLPNEPVPMILLGNGTGLAGLRSLLKARIADGQQRHWLLFGERNREHDYLCRAELEEWLINGDLTRLDLAFSRDQAEKIYVQDRLREAAGELKKWLADGAVIYICGSLQGMASGVDQVLNEILGADEVERLIEQGRYRRDVY, encoded by the coding sequence GTGTTGAAGAAATCCCTGTTCCAGTTGCACTGGTTTTTCGGCATCAGCGCCGGACTGGTCCTGGCCCTGATGGGCATTACCGGGGCGGCCGTATCGTTTCAGGATGAAATCCTGCGGGCGTTGAACCCCTCTGTACTGCATGTCGAGAAGCAGATCTCCGGCGTATTGCCACCGGCCGAACTGGTGGAAAAAATCGAAGGGGCTTCGGGCAAGAAAGTCTCGATGCTCTGGGTCGAAACCGACAGCGGCAACGCCGCGCGGGTGGTCTTCACGGCGCCGCCCGGCGAACGTCGCGGGCAGATGCGCTACTTCGACCCGTACACCGCCGAGTTCATGGGCGAGGTAACCGGTCAGGACTTCTTCGCCCTGATGCTGCAACTTCACCGCTTCCTCGCCATGGGCGATACCGGCCGGCAGATCACCGGCGCCTGTACGCTGATTCTGCTGTTCTTCTGCCTGTCCGGCCTGTACCTGCGCTGGCCGCGCCAGTGGAAAAACTGGCGCGCCTGGCTGACGCTGGACTGGAAGAAAAAGGGTCGCAGCTTCAACTGGGACCTGCACTCGGTGGCCGGTACCTGGTGCCTGGTGTTCTATCTTTTGGCGGCGCTGACCGGGTTGTCCTGGTCCTACGAGTGGTACAACAAGGGTCTGACCAGGCTGCTTTCCGACTCGCCGCAAAACGAGCGGGTCCGCAGTGGTCGCGGCCCCGCGCCAAGCGGCCCGGCCCCCACCGCTGACTACGCGGCGATGTGGAGCAGCATCTACAGCGCCGCCGGCCCTGGCCTTTCGTCCTACAACGTTCGGATGCCGCCAGTGGCCGGGCACCCGACCACCGTGTTCTACCTGCTGAAAGACTCGCCCCACGACCAGGCGCGGAACCAGATCATCCTCGATCCGGCGACGGGCATCGTCAGCCATCATGACCGTTACAGCGACAAGAGCCTCAAGGCGCAGTTGCTGACCAGTATCTATGCGCTGCACGTCGGCAGTTATTTCGGGATAGTCGGGCGGATTATCCTGACCATCGCCGCGCTGAGCATGCCGCTGTTTTTTGTCACGGGCTGGTTGCTGTACCTGGACCGTCGACGCAAGAAACGTCAGATCAAGGACGCCCGCAAAGACCTCGTACAACCGCAGAGTAATGCGCCCTCATGGTTGGTCGGCTTCGCCAGCCAGAGCGGGTTCGCGGAACAACTGGCCTGGCAGACTGCCGGGCAATTGCAGGCCGCCGGGTTACCGGTGAAGGTTCAACCGTTGGCGGATGTCAGCGAACAGGACCTGCGAGATTCCAGCAACGCACTGTTTGTGGTCAGCACCTTCGGTGACGGCGAAGCGCCAGACAGCGCCCGCGGTTTCGAACGCAAAGTGCTGGGGCGTACGCTGAGCCTCGAAAGCCTCAACTATGCCGTACTCGGCCTCGGCGACCGCCAGTATCAACACTTCTGCGGCTTCGCCCGCCGCCTGCACACCTGGCTCGGCGAACACGGCGGCAAGACCTTGTTCGCCCCGGTGGAAGTCGACAGCGGCGACCCTTATGCCTTGCGTCACTGGCAACAACAACTCGGCCTGTTGACGGGTCAGGCACCGCTCGACACCTGGAAAGCGCCCAGCTACGACAACTGGACCCTCACCCGTCGCGAGCTGATGAACCCCGACAGCAGTGGTGCTCCCGTGTACTTGCTCGGCCTCGCCGCTCCCAGCACCAGCAGTTGGCTGGCCGGGGATCTGGTGGAAGTGCTGCCGCGCAATGGTGCCTGGGCGATCGAACATTTCCTCGATGGCCTGGGGATTGACGGTCGCGCCACGGTTGAGCTCGATGGCCTGTCGCAATCACTGGAACAAGCCCTGGCCAGCCGCCAACTGCCCGAGAACCGCGCCCATCTGGTCGGCCTGCACGCACAAGCGCTGGCGGACGCCCTGGTGCCGCTGGCCATGCGCGAATACTCCATCGCCTCGATCGCCGCCGACGGTGTGCTGGAGTTGATCGTGCGTCAGGAATTGCACCCCGACGGCAGCCTGGGCATCGGCTCCGGCTGGTTGACCGAACACGTGCCTGTGGGCAGTCACGTCAGCCTGCGGGTACGGCGCAACAGTGGCTTCCATCTGCCGAACGAACCGGTGCCGATGATCTTGCTGGGCAACGGCACCGGGTTGGCCGGGCTGCGCAGCTTGCTCAAGGCACGGATTGCCGACGGACAGCAGCGTCATTGGTTGCTGTTCGGCGAACGTAATCGGGAACACGATTACCTGTGCCGTGCTGAGCTTGAAGAGTGGTTGATCAACGGCGATCTGACGCGTCTGGACCTGGCGTTTTCCCGCGATCAGGCCGAGAAAATCTATGTGCAGGATCGCCTGCGCGAAGCTGCCGGTGAGTTGAAGAAATGGCTCGCCGATGGCGCGGTGATTTACATCTGCGGCAGCTTGCAAGGGATGGCCTCAGGAGTGGACCAAGTGCTCAATGAAATCCTCGGCGCGGATGAAGTCGAGCGCCTGATCGAACAAGGCCGCTACCGCCGCGACGTCTACTGA